One Novipirellula galeiformis DNA segment encodes these proteins:
- a CDS encoding proton-conducting transporter transmembrane domain-containing protein, producing MMTAETLIGIAAGLPLLALFLIYAVGRWANVREACTLLVSTILFAVTCRLSSHVFSGERPAVDLGEMLPGFRIAFEVEPLGMLFALVASGLWILTTVYAIGYMRGHHEKNQTRFYACFAIAIFAAIAAAFSANLFTLFVAYELMTVSTYPLVTHHGTREARDGGRVYLGILLSTSVAFFMLAVAWTWYVAGTLDFTAGGVLTSPHAAGKISTLGLGVLLGLFAFGIGKAALMPFHRWLPAAMVAPTPVSALLHAVAVVKVGVFSILKVTVYIFGIDLLSSTGVSIWLAYAAGATLVIASLVAMSKDNLKARLAYSTISQLAYITLGAGLATQSSVIGGGMHIVMHAVGKITLFFCAGAIYVATHKKNISDMRGLGRQMPFTFAAFLIAAVSIIGLPPGGGAWSKWFLAMGTVETHLYVLTAALMLSSLLNIAYLIPIPIQAFMAPLENKSDPSHEGEPSAVDPSLAGAAGIQEAPMMCVVPLCVTAILSVLLFFFADWIYQVLLPITVAS from the coding sequence ATGATGACTGCCGAAACGCTAATCGGGATCGCGGCCGGCTTGCCGTTGTTGGCTCTGTTCTTGATCTACGCCGTGGGCCGGTGGGCTAACGTGCGAGAAGCTTGCACGTTGCTGGTCTCAACGATTCTGTTTGCGGTTACGTGTCGCCTTTCGAGTCATGTATTCTCGGGCGAACGACCCGCGGTCGACTTGGGTGAAATGTTGCCCGGTTTTCGAATTGCCTTCGAAGTGGAACCGCTGGGGATGTTGTTCGCTCTCGTCGCATCGGGGTTGTGGATCCTGACCACGGTGTACGCGATTGGCTACATGCGCGGGCACCACGAAAAGAATCAAACGCGGTTTTACGCTTGTTTTGCCATCGCCATTTTCGCGGCCATCGCAGCGGCGTTCTCCGCGAACTTGTTTACCTTGTTTGTCGCTTACGAGTTGATGACGGTGTCGACGTATCCGTTGGTCACCCATCACGGTACGCGGGAAGCACGGGATGGCGGACGCGTTTACCTCGGTATTTTGCTTTCCACCTCGGTCGCCTTCTTCATGCTGGCGGTCGCCTGGACATGGTACGTGGCCGGGACGCTCGACTTTACTGCAGGAGGGGTTTTGACGTCTCCCCACGCTGCTGGAAAAATTTCGACGCTAGGACTGGGTGTGTTGTTGGGGCTGTTCGCCTTTGGGATTGGCAAGGCGGCGCTGATGCCGTTTCATCGCTGGCTGCCCGCCGCGATGGTTGCTCCGACTCCCGTCAGCGCGTTGTTGCACGCCGTCGCCGTCGTGAAGGTGGGAGTGTTTTCGATCCTCAAGGTGACCGTCTACATTTTTGGCATCGATTTGCTCAGTAGCACAGGAGTCAGCATTTGGTTGGCGTACGCCGCCGGTGCGACGCTGGTGATTGCGTCGCTCGTCGCGATGAGCAAAGATAATTTGAAGGCGCGATTGGCCTATTCGACGATTAGTCAACTTGCTTACATCACCCTCGGGGCGGGATTGGCAACGCAAAGTAGCGTGATCGGTGGCGGGATGCACATCGTCATGCATGCGGTTGGAAAGATCACCTTGTTCTTTTGTGCGGGGGCCATCTATGTGGCCACTCACAAAAAGAACATCAGCGACATGCGTGGTCTGGGGCGGCAAATGCCGTTCACCTTCGCGGCATTTTTGATCGCGGCGGTTAGCATCATTGGCTTGCCACCGGGGGGCGGTGCTTGGAGTAAATGGTTCCTGGCAATGGGCACCGTTGAAACGCATCTCTACGTCTTAACGGCGGCGCTGATGCTCAGTTCGCTGTTGAACATCGCCTATCTGATTCCGATCCCGATCCAAGCGTTCATGGCACCCTTGGAAAACAAATCGGATCCATCCCATGAAGGGGAACCCTCGGCGGTCGATCCTTCGCTGGCCGGGGCCGCCGGGATTCAAGAGGCTCCCATGATGTGTGTGGTGCCGTTGTGCGTGACCGCGATCTTGAGTGTGTTGTTGTTCTTTTTCGCAGATTGGATTTACCAAGTGCTTTTGCCGATCACGGTGGCGAGTTAA
- a CDS encoding monovalent cation/H+ antiporter subunit D family protein yields the protein MDIHLPILLIVLPLLAAPLCVLIGNRRIAYAISLGVTWCVFAISVALMSEVSAHGPVRYNIGNWAPPYGIEYVVDGLSGFVMLFVSALGAIVLTYAPRSIDEEIPHSKHYLFYATYLLCLTGMLGMCVTGDLFNVFVFLEISSLSTYALVSLGRSRRAPLAAFQYLILGSVGATFILIGIGLVYQMTGTLNMADIAARLPVDHGPRTVLVAFAFLTSGLFIKMAVFPVHTWLPNAYTYAPSAVTCFIAATATKVSVYALIRIVFSIFTREFAFEVLPLDTALMVMALVGIFAASIAAIFQDNVKRLLAYSSIAQIGYMLLGISMANHVGLTAGIVHMFNHALIKGGLFMVVGCFALRIGSVQIADWRGAGRTMPWTSFAWAIGGLGLIGVPLTAGFISKWLLLTAAFDSHHWSVAVLMLLSSLLAVVYVWRVVETLYFAEPSKKAKNAREAPLGMLIPMYAVIVATVVFGIWTAYSADLAAGAAATLLGGTP from the coding sequence ATGGACATTCATCTCCCCATCTTATTGATCGTGCTGCCGTTATTGGCGGCTCCCTTGTGCGTGTTGATTGGCAATCGCAGAATCGCCTACGCGATCTCGTTGGGGGTCACATGGTGCGTGTTCGCGATCTCGGTCGCGCTGATGAGCGAGGTCAGTGCGCACGGTCCGGTTCGTTACAACATTGGCAATTGGGCTCCGCCGTACGGGATCGAGTACGTCGTCGACGGGCTCAGCGGATTTGTGATGCTGTTCGTTTCCGCACTCGGTGCGATCGTATTGACGTATGCTCCGCGCAGCATCGATGAAGAAATTCCGCACTCCAAGCACTATTTGTTCTACGCGACCTACTTGCTTTGCTTGACCGGAATGTTGGGCATGTGCGTCACGGGCGACTTGTTCAACGTGTTTGTGTTCTTGGAAATTTCGTCCTTGTCGACGTACGCGTTAGTCAGTCTGGGGCGCTCTCGGCGTGCACCGCTGGCGGCGTTTCAGTACTTAATCTTGGGCAGCGTTGGAGCCACGTTCATCTTGATCGGTATCGGCTTGGTCTATCAGATGACCGGGACGCTCAATATGGCTGATATCGCAGCGCGATTGCCCGTCGATCATGGGCCGCGAACCGTTTTGGTGGCATTCGCGTTTTTGACGAGTGGATTGTTCATCAAAATGGCGGTCTTTCCCGTTCATACCTGGTTGCCCAATGCGTACACCTACGCCCCTTCGGCGGTCACCTGCTTTATCGCTGCGACCGCAACCAAGGTTTCGGTCTATGCTTTGATCCGAATCGTATTCAGTATCTTCACTCGCGAATTTGCGTTTGAAGTCTTGCCGTTGGATACGGCGTTGATGGTGATGGCGCTCGTCGGCATCTTCGCGGCTTCCATCGCAGCCATCTTTCAAGACAACGTAAAGCGTTTATTGGCGTATTCGAGCATTGCACAAATTGGTTACATGCTGCTTGGAATTAGTATGGCAAACCATGTGGGGCTGACTGCGGGAATCGTTCACATGTTCAATCACGCCTTGATCAAAGGGGGATTGTTCATGGTGGTGGGATGCTTTGCCTTACGCATCGGTTCGGTCCAAATTGCGGATTGGCGAGGTGCGGGGCGGACGATGCCGTGGACCTCCTTCGCCTGGGCGATCGGAGGACTCGGCTTGATCGGCGTCCCGTTGACCGCAGGGTTTATCAGTAAGTGGTTGTTGTTGACGGCGGCCTTCGATTCCCATCACTGGTCGGTCGCCGTGTTGATGTTGCTCAGTTCGCTGTTGGCGGTGGTTTATGTTTGGCGTGTGGTCGAGACGTTGTACTTTGCCGAACCATCGAAAAAGGCCAAAAACGCCCGCGAGGCACCGCTTGGAATGTTGATCCCGATGTATGCGGTGATTGTAGCGACGGTCGTCTTTGGAATTTGGACGGCCTATTCGGCTGACCTCGCCGCGGGAGCGGCTGCAACGTTGTTGGGGGGCACTCCATGA
- a CDS encoding sodium:proton antiporter, translated as MNVEQVLGLYNYWIVIFLMMTGFYIVIARQNMIKSVIGLNIFQTSVFLLYITMGKVNGGTAPIIPPRLVNGHADTSEHAVDHIAEHAADATGAGHAVSEPANSVAEQVLSPLGEIAQQVDLSSHVEPIVYSNPMPSVLMLTAIVVGIATTSLALALIVRIREEYGTIEEDKILELDRDS; from the coding sequence ATGAACGTGGAACAAGTCCTCGGTCTGTACAACTACTGGATCGTGATCTTTTTGATGATGACCGGCTTCTATATCGTCATCGCACGCCAGAACATGATTAAATCCGTGATCGGATTGAACATCTTCCAAACCTCGGTGTTCTTGCTCTATATCACGATGGGCAAGGTCAATGGCGGGACCGCGCCGATCATTCCGCCACGCTTGGTTAATGGGCATGCCGATACATCGGAGCACGCAGTTGACCACATAGCTGAGCACGCAGCTGACGCGACGGGTGCAGGGCACGCGGTGTCCGAGCCGGCGAATTCGGTTGCGGAGCAAGTCCTTTCCCCGCTCGGCGAAATCGCTCAACAAGTCGATCTCTCGTCACACGTCGAGCCGATCGTTTATTCCAATCCCATGCCAAGCGTGCTGATGCTGACTGCAATCGTGGTGGGCATCGCGACGACCTCCTTGGCGCTGGCTTTGATTGTTCGTATCCGCGAGGAGTATGGCACGATTGAAGAAGACAAAATTTTGGAATTGGATCGAGATTCTTGA